A single Cottoperca gobio chromosome 3, fCotGob3.1, whole genome shotgun sequence DNA region contains:
- the rasl12 gene encoding ras-like protein family member 12 — protein sequence MSLMSGRVKASCNSGAASPAQCNLVLLGVMGSGKSALTVKFLTKRFISQYDPHLEDIYSSEERVDQQPVTVRVMDTCDQDIERLQTFNLQS from the exons ATGTCGTTGATGTCTGGGAGAGTGAAGGCATCGTGTAACTCTGGTGCAGCAAGTCCAGCCCAGTGTAACCTGGTGCTGCTCGGTGTGATGGGCTCTGGGAAATCAG CACTGACGGTCAAATTCCTCACAAAGCGCTTCATCAGTCAATATGACCCCCACCTCG AAGATATATATTCATCAGAAGAGAGGGTGGACCAGCAGCCAGTCACAGTGAGAGTGATGGACACCTGTGACCAG GACATAGAAAGGCTCCAAACCTTCAACCTTCAGTCCTGA
- the kbtbd13a gene encoding kelch repeat and BTB domain-containing protein 13: protein MNIHSKEVMESSSCPAHCLRVNICDSSFFVDKSLLADKCEYFRALFQSGMRECQQEQIQLQGVGALGFPLMLRVLSGEQPVLSADQIVEAIECTAFLQVPDLTAHLINTVNSENCLLMYHTAATYGVWELYHCSALFIRDMYTELEEDLHTLPNTLVEHIQSLLPSTYMAVCSHSPCTELLQDLQRTVCYLDEDSREWKVLTHLPVSTSTTMAGVAVLDNKLYIIGGVHDVSKKVVESGFCYSPAANTWTTFCGSQQLRYNLTLIGHEGCLYALGGENNMKALSSVERFSVNSESWGFISPLPCPAALVVSAVAMSRIFICLWRGKGATDIHEYVSERNQWPLVTTLIREHSYALYMVAHKDNLYVMRNGPCDDFLLCVMDCYNLSSGQWTAMCGQYGNSKGSLLTAVVRGDSVFTLSRHVTTEYTVEDYKWRVKREMKGFGRIGSIHTFLMRLPKATVSNMENSPELTRNQTLKACPRFSPQCSDN from the coding sequence ATGAATATCCACAGCAAGGAAGTGATGGAGTCCAGCAGCTGTCCAGCACACTGTCTGAGGGTCAACATTTGCGACAGCTCTTTCTTTGTTGATAAAAGCCTTCTGGCTGACAAGTGTGAGTACTTCAGAGCCTTGTTCCAGTCAGGCATGAGAGAGTGCCAGCAGGAACAGATCCAGCTGCAGGGTGTGGGGGCACTGGGCTTTCCGCTCATGCTGCGGGTCCTGAGCGGGGAGCAACCCGTGCTGAGTGCTGACCAGATCGTGGAGGCCATCGAGTGTACGGCTTTTCTGCAGGTGCCGGATCTCACCGCGCACTTGATCAATACGGTCAATTCTGAGAACTGCCTCCTCATGTATCACACAGCTGCCACGTACGGTGTGTGGGAGCTCTACCACTGCTCAGCCTTATTCATCAGAGATATGTACACTGAGCTGGAGGAGGATCTGCACACCTTACCCAACACGCTGGTAGAGCACATCCAGTCCCTGCTCCCGAGCACCTACATGGCAGTGTGCAGCCATTCTCCATGCACAGAGCTGCTACAGGACCTGCAGAGGACCGTGTGCTACCTGGACGAGGACAGCAGAGAGTGGAAGGTGCTGACTCATCTACCTGTGAGCACAAGCACCACCATGGCGGGCGTGGCCGTCCTGGACAACAAACTTTACATCATTGGAGGAGTGCATGATGTGAGCAAGAAGGTGGTAGAGTCTGGCTTCTGCTACAGCCCTGCAGCCAACACTTGGACCACCTTCTGTGGCTCCCAGCAGCTGCGCTACAACCTCACTCTGATCGGCCACGAGGGCTGCCTGTACGCCCTGGGAGGTGAGAACAACATGAAGGCCCTGTCGTCTGTGGAGAGATTCAGTGTGAATAGTGAAAGTTGGGGATTTatctcccccctcccctgccCTGCAGCCCTGGTGGTGTCTGCTGTAGCCATGAGCAGGATCTTCATCTGTCTGTGGAGAGGGAAGGGAGCCACAGACATACACGAGTACGTGTCCGAGCGCAACCAGTGGCCTCTGGTCACCACGCTCATCCGGGAGCACAGTTATGCTCTTTACATGGTGGCCCATAAGGATAATCTGTATGTGATGCGCAATGGACCCTGTGATGACTTCTTACTGTGTGTGATGGACTGCTACAACCTGAGCTCAGGCCAGTGGACGGCCATGTGTGGCCAGTACGGGAACAGTAAAGGCTCTCTGCTCACTGCTGTGGTGAGAGGAGACTCTGTGTTCACACTCAGCCGCCACGTGACCACAGAGTATACTGTGGAGGATTACAAATGGAGAGTGAAGCGTGAGATGAAAGGTTTTGGTAGGATTGGATCGATACATACATTTCTGATGAGGCTGCCTAAAGCCACCGTCTCCAACATGGAAAACTCTCCAGAGCTGACCCGGAATCAAACCCTCAAAGCCTGTCCCAGGTTCTCCCCACAGTGCTCTGATAACTAA
- the ubap1lb gene encoding ubiquitin-associated protein 1-like isoform X1 codes for MMDGVPLKMPQGVSQEVKEDVEVIVPDYLSKLQDTEYEFRLENWVLAGLQSGFTSQHRPQLSSSSRLQPSCPPYWMMFSSPQQSRLASRHCSDFWEPNPRQRSHSLKPDFLRITLAISDSEDDGERAAVKACSGGDCPAASCERGQRRAFVPDFLNPPACLSSLPHQRRKNLRQCSLSVLDTPKHRGPNTDSKSQSPPHRTPTTRANTVDRLPSINSHNTTHTCLSPDSRRTSSSGWDSSAELLSALSPEERELLGAVTARGYPLRTAIIALQKTGPQTLDQILSYLLACDHLCQLGYDMTLVEEALEMFQNCETKAEEFLHLLSQFNEMGFQQNAIKEVLLVHENHRERALEELMMRVA; via the exons ATGATGGACGGTGTTCCTTTGAAGATGCCACAGGGTGTCTCACAGGAAGTCAAAGAAGACGTGGAAGTTATTGTCCCTGATTATCTGTCCAAACTGCAGGACACAGAG TATGAGTTCAGGCTGGAGAACTGGGTGCTAGCTGGGCTGCAGAGCGGCTTTACCAGCCAACATCGTCCTCagctctcctcttcatcacgaCTGCAGCCATCTTGTCCACCATACTGGATGATGTTCAGCAGCCCGCAGCAGAGCCGCCTGGCCAGCCGCCACTGCTCCGACTTCTGGGAACCCAACCCTCGACAGCGCTCCCACAGCCTCAAGCCTGACTTCCTGCGCATTACGCTGGCCATCTCAGACTCTGAGGATGATGGAGAAAGGGCCGCAGTGAAAGCCTGCTCTGGTGGAGATTGTCCCGCTGCTTCATGTGAGCGAGGTCAGAGGAGAGCCTTTGTCCCTGACTTTCTGAACCCTCCAGCCTGCCTCAGCAGCCTGCCACACCAGCGCAGGAAGAACCTCCGACAGTGCTCCCTGTCAGTGCTGGACACGCCCAAACACCGTGGTCCCAACACAGACAGCAAATCCCAGAGCCCGCCACACAGGACCCCCACCACCAGAGCCAACACAGTGGACAGGCTGCCCAGCATCAACAGCCACAACACAACTCACACA TGTCTCAGCCCAGACTCCCGTAGAACCTCCTCTTCTGGTTGGGACTCGTCAGCAGAGCTCCTGTCAGCTCTGAgcccagaggagagagagctgcTGGGGGCCGTCACTGCCCGGGGTTACCCCCTCCGTACTGCCATCATAGCCCTGCAGAAGACGGGCCCGCAGACCCTGGATCAG atcTTGAGTTACCTGCTGGCATGTGACCATCTGTGTCAGCTGGGTTATGATATGACTCTGGTAGAAGAAGCTCTGGAGATGTTTCAAAACTGTGAAACAAAG GCAGAGGAGTTCCTTCATCTGCTGAGTCAGTTCAATGAGATGGGCTTCCAGCAGAACGCCATCAAAGAAGTTCTGCTGGTCCATGAAAACCACCGCGAACGGGCGCTGGAGGAGCTGATGATGCGTGTGGCGTGA
- the ubap1lb gene encoding ubiquitin-associated protein 1-like isoform X2, with protein sequence MMDGVPLKMPQGVSQEVKEDVEVIVPDYLSKLQDTEYEFRLENWVLAGLQSGFTSQHRPQLSSSSRLQPSCPPYWMMFSSPQQSRLASRHCSDFWEPNPRQRSHSLKPDFLRITLAISDSEDDGERAAVKACSGGDCPAASCERGQRRAFVPDFLNPPACLSSLPHQRRKNLRQCSLSVLDTPKHRGPNTDSKSQSPPHRTPTTRANTVDRLPSINSHNTTHTCLSPDSRRTSSSGWDSSAELLSALSPEERELLGAVTARGYPLRTAIIALQKTGPQTLDQILSYLLACDHLCQLGYDMTLVEEALEMFQNCETKRSSFIC encoded by the exons ATGATGGACGGTGTTCCTTTGAAGATGCCACAGGGTGTCTCACAGGAAGTCAAAGAAGACGTGGAAGTTATTGTCCCTGATTATCTGTCCAAACTGCAGGACACAGAG TATGAGTTCAGGCTGGAGAACTGGGTGCTAGCTGGGCTGCAGAGCGGCTTTACCAGCCAACATCGTCCTCagctctcctcttcatcacgaCTGCAGCCATCTTGTCCACCATACTGGATGATGTTCAGCAGCCCGCAGCAGAGCCGCCTGGCCAGCCGCCACTGCTCCGACTTCTGGGAACCCAACCCTCGACAGCGCTCCCACAGCCTCAAGCCTGACTTCCTGCGCATTACGCTGGCCATCTCAGACTCTGAGGATGATGGAGAAAGGGCCGCAGTGAAAGCCTGCTCTGGTGGAGATTGTCCCGCTGCTTCATGTGAGCGAGGTCAGAGGAGAGCCTTTGTCCCTGACTTTCTGAACCCTCCAGCCTGCCTCAGCAGCCTGCCACACCAGCGCAGGAAGAACCTCCGACAGTGCTCCCTGTCAGTGCTGGACACGCCCAAACACCGTGGTCCCAACACAGACAGCAAATCCCAGAGCCCGCCACACAGGACCCCCACCACCAGAGCCAACACAGTGGACAGGCTGCCCAGCATCAACAGCCACAACACAACTCACACA TGTCTCAGCCCAGACTCCCGTAGAACCTCCTCTTCTGGTTGGGACTCGTCAGCAGAGCTCCTGTCAGCTCTGAgcccagaggagagagagctgcTGGGGGCCGTCACTGCCCGGGGTTACCCCCTCCGTACTGCCATCATAGCCCTGCAGAAGACGGGCCCGCAGACCCTGGATCAG atcTTGAGTTACCTGCTGGCATGTGACCATCTGTGTCAGCTGGGTTATGATATGACTCTGGTAGAAGAAGCTCTGGAGATGTTTCAAAACTGTGAAACAAAG AGGAGTTCCTTCATCTGCTGA
- the pdcd7 gene encoding programmed cell death protein 7 — protein sequence MENIYHHASSETQQHLAYNGGYLETPYTANNVNMPLPGSAAHEPTQPDHNASPWTSARGYDGHAYGFMCDFPAPPPGGGGGFGGPRMPFPYGFDPSVPPPPFGCPPPGHFPNVVNTAPINTYSSRGASTVQTFTVTQRFGPQTTRYDLDSSQKQQHEYEGFSERAALYPPQGKDHDRSPRTATRPEDETALQRRQDQQWLGRFLKGREKSPQSPQTPRQPPPHSCAPAPGLREALYSAARLVSQLTRSCETLRNNVENECVWADSYVMALNVKRELQDSLRVLGDSERLGSWKAKLSRVSKRRARRLRARTLLQVEDKEREDLITEKEAAINTWRLQQIRQVEEKKKERELKLAADSVLCEVRKKQADVKRMQDILRSLEKLRRLRKEAASRKGIVTERECDEAFGSRLEQLRCVMKKRTGVYSAEEKALMVMLEGEQEEERRREQEKHVKKERERQLQRKHRVDAMLFGDKLPADCVLEPFREYYTQAERSLHALLQIRREWDTFVVLADHPDSSPVPHSWILPDAPSDQAWASALHIADTE from the exons ATGGAAAACATATATCACCACGCTTCGTCAGAAACCCAGCAACATCTTGCCTACAATGGTGGCTATCTGGAAACACCGTACACCGCTAACAACGTTAACATGCCTCTGCCGGGAAGCGCGGCTCATGAACCGACACAGCCGGACCACAATGCTTCACCGTGGACATCTGCACGGGGATATGACGGTCACGCGTATGGATTTATGTGCGATTTCCCCGCGCCTCCTcccggaggaggagggggtttcGGAGGTCCTCGCATGCCCTTTCCTTATGGATTTGACCCCTCcgtcccccctcctcctttcgGCTGTCCACCACCCGGACACTTCCCTAACGTGGTGAACACCGCTCCGATAAACACATACAGCAGCAGGGGAGCTTCAACCGTTCAAACATTTACCGTCACCCAGCGGTTTGGACCTCAGACTACCCGGTATGACTTGGACTCTAGTCAGAAACAACAGCACGAATATGAGGGTTTCTCTGAGAGGGCTGCTCTGTATCCTCCGCAGGGGAAGGACCATGACAGGAGTCCGCGGACAGCCACACGGCCTGAGGATGAAACAGCCCTTCAAAGGAGGCAGGATCAACAGTGGCTCGGACGTTTCTTAAAAGGCAGAGAGAAGAGCCCACAGAGCCCACAGACCCCGCGGCAGCCACCACCCCACAGCTGCGCTCCGGCTCCGGGGCTCAGAGAGGCTCTGTACTCTGCAGCTCGGCTCGTCTCCCAGCTGACACGGTCCTGCGAAACTTTGAGGAACAACGTGGAGAATGAGTGTGTTTGGGCGGACTCTTATGTAATGGCTCTAAATGTGAAAAGAGAGCTACAGGACAGTCTCAGAGTCCTCGGTGACAGTGAGCGTTTAGGGAGCTGGAAAGCTAAACTGTCCCGTGTTTCTAAGAGGAGGGCCCGGCGACTGAGAGCCAGGACACTGCTCCAGgtggaggacaaagagagagaggacctcATCACTGAGAAAGAGGCTGCCATAAATACATGGAGGTTGCAGCAGATACGCcaagtggaggagaagaagaag GAGCGTGAGCTGAAACTGGCGGCAGACTCTGTGCTCTGTGAGGTGAGGAAGAAGCAGGCAGACGTGAAGAGGATGCAGGACATCCTGAGATCTCTGGAGAAACTGCGCAGACTGAGGAAAGAGGCGGCATCGAGGAAAG GTATCGTGACTGAGCGAGAATGTGATGAGGCGTTCGGCAGCAGACTGGAGCAGCTGAGGTGTGTGATGAAGAAGAGGACCGGCGTTTACTCAGCAGAGGAGAAAGCTCTGATGGTGATGCTggaaggagagcaggaggaggagaggaggagagagcaggagaaacaCGTGAagaaggagcgagagagacagctgcagaggaaacacagagtgGACGCCATGTTGTTTGGAG ATAAGCTTCCTGCTGATTGTGTTTTGGAGCCCTTCAGAGAGTATTACACCCAGGCCGAGCGCTCACTGCACGCTTTACTACAGATCAg gagAGAGTGGGATACTTTTGTGGTTCTGGCGGATCATCCTGACAGCTCTCCGGTTCCTCACAGCTGGATCCTACCGGACGCCCCGTCAGACCAGGCCTGGGCCTCTGCTCTACACATTGCTGATACTGAGTGA